One Psychrosphaera aestuarii DNA window includes the following coding sequences:
- the rpmF gene encoding 50S ribosomal protein L32, producing MAVQKSKKSRARRGMRRSHDALTIENLSVDQTTGETHRRHHMTADGYYKGRKIK from the coding sequence TCAAAAAAGTAAGAAGTCCCGTGCTAGACGTGGCATGCGTCGTTCACATGATGCATTAACTATCGAAAATTTGTCTGTAGATCAAACGACTGGTGAAACTCACCGTCGTCATCACATGACAGCAGACGGCTACTACAAAGGCCGTAAAATTAAGTAA